A genomic segment from Brucella pseudogrignonensis encodes:
- a CDS encoding tellurite resistance TerB family protein, producing the protein MKNISPQDALVYIMVTTSAADTSMTDAELASISNVVSRLPVFQGFDAARLPKLASDCLEMLSYDDGLERILDLAHDALPEKLYDTAYALAVEVAAADLHVEQEELEFLQMLRDRWTLDELTVAAIERSARVRFRKL; encoded by the coding sequence ATGAAAAACATTTCACCTCAAGACGCACTCGTTTACATCATGGTGACGACTTCCGCCGCAGATACGTCGATGACCGATGCAGAGCTGGCCTCGATCAGCAATGTGGTGTCGCGCTTGCCGGTTTTTCAGGGCTTTGATGCCGCGCGATTGCCTAAGCTCGCCAGTGATTGTCTGGAAATGCTTTCTTATGACGATGGCCTGGAACGTATTCTTGACCTCGCACATGATGCCTTGCCGGAAAAGCTCTACGACACGGCTTACGCGCTCGCTGTTGAAGTGGCGGCGGCTGACCTTCATGTCGAGCAGGAAGAACTCGAATTTTTGCAGATGTTGCGTGATCGCTGGACGCTGGATGAGTTGACTGTGGCAGCAATTGAACGCAGCGCGCGTGTGCGTTTCCGCAAGCTTTGA
- a CDS encoding DUF930 domain-containing protein — translation MVDKDTVLGGVVSVGLHGAVLALLLITFPVSTHSVQPEDVKVELVPPPPLAPAEKQPDKSDDAARAASEQKAFETAANEEKENTKIEPAKPSDQEGKEAPQPTQGETEPNQNKSSATDPILSTEKSSVSVANLAKQEVQMTKARKIYSKDALSNPHVKQALGKLSPKDRVIQVCGIEALEQIRHNRPDIIPDMMARTGGTLTETRLKMSDGAFRSHAKWYDLDFNCEVNPKDMAVSSFQYAIGDPIPKKDWSRRELPVD, via the coding sequence GTGGTGGACAAAGACACAGTTTTGGGTGGCGTTGTTTCGGTCGGACTGCATGGTGCCGTGCTCGCGCTTCTATTGATCACCTTTCCGGTGTCAACGCATTCTGTCCAGCCGGAAGATGTAAAGGTCGAACTCGTTCCGCCACCACCCTTGGCACCGGCTGAGAAACAGCCGGATAAGTCGGATGATGCTGCCAGAGCCGCATCTGAACAGAAGGCTTTTGAAACTGCTGCAAACGAAGAGAAAGAAAACACCAAGATTGAGCCTGCCAAGCCATCCGACCAAGAGGGCAAAGAAGCACCTCAACCGACGCAAGGTGAAACCGAGCCTAATCAGAATAAATCATCTGCCACTGATCCAATTCTCAGCACTGAAAAATCGTCTGTGAGTGTAGCCAATTTGGCGAAGCAAGAAGTGCAGATGACCAAAGCCAGGAAAATTTATTCGAAGGACGCGCTTTCAAACCCACATGTCAAACAGGCTTTGGGAAAGCTTTCTCCTAAGGATCGGGTCATTCAAGTTTGCGGAATAGAGGCATTGGAGCAAATCCGGCATAATCGGCCTGATATTATTCCCGATATGATGGCACGCACAGGTGGGACGCTGACAGAGACGCGTTTGAAGATGTCGGATGGTGCCTTCAGAAGTCATGCAAAGTGGTACGACCTTGATTTCAATTGCGAAGTTAATCCAAAAGACATGGCGGTTTCGTCGTTTCAATATGCGATTGGTGACCCTATCCCTAAGAAGGATTGGTCGCGCAGAGAGCTACCGGTAGATTAG
- a CDS encoding ABC transporter permease has translation MSGMRRYFGSGEGIAGAIILLALMASALLATLLFPGDQLRIVATPMLAPFDNASFPLGTDRLGRDVLAELFHASRTSLVVGLAAAAASILIGSIVGTLSGFAGGLVDELLMRITEAFQTVPGFLLALALVSIAGPSLSVLVAAIALSSWTQAARLTRGQMLSIRERDYVASAHVIGMHPLEIAFRQILPNALPPVLALVPVIVASAILIEAALSFLGLGDPNRVTWGGMIAEGRTVLRSAPWLSILPGLALALTVVGVYLAGEGITQAASRREVQA, from the coding sequence ATGAGTGGGATGAGACGTTACTTCGGATCGGGCGAGGGCATTGCAGGTGCGATTATTCTGCTCGCGCTGATGGCATCAGCTCTTCTCGCAACGCTACTGTTTCCCGGCGATCAGCTGCGTATTGTTGCAACGCCGATGCTTGCGCCGTTCGACAATGCATCCTTTCCGCTCGGAACAGACCGGCTCGGTCGTGATGTGCTGGCCGAACTTTTCCATGCAAGCCGCACATCGCTGGTCGTGGGGCTGGCGGCAGCCGCTGCATCTATTTTGATTGGCAGCATTGTCGGTACACTGTCAGGTTTCGCCGGTGGTCTGGTCGATGAACTGCTGATGCGCATCACAGAAGCTTTTCAGACTGTGCCGGGCTTTTTGCTGGCGCTGGCGCTGGTTAGTATCGCGGGGCCTTCGTTGTCGGTGCTGGTGGCTGCAATTGCGCTTTCAAGCTGGACGCAGGCTGCACGTCTGACGCGCGGGCAAATGCTGTCAATCCGTGAGCGCGATTACGTGGCGTCAGCCCACGTTATCGGTATGCACCCGCTTGAAATTGCGTTCCGGCAAATCCTGCCCAATGCCTTGCCGCCGGTTTTGGCTCTTGTGCCGGTAATTGTTGCCTCCGCAATTCTGATTGAAGCAGCACTGTCATTTCTGGGACTAGGTGATCCCAATCGCGTGACATGGGGCGGCATGATTGCTGAAGGGCGCACGGTTTTACGCTCTGCACCGTGGTTGTCAATTCTGCCCGGGCTTGCGCTGGCTTTGACTGTCGTCGGCGTCTATCTCGCAGGCGAAGGCATCACACAGGCTGCATCGCGGCGCGAGGTGCAGGCATGA
- a CDS encoding ABC transporter substrate-binding protein: protein MARFVASRRAFLIGSTSLAALPLLPHWARAEDVPQKGGRLIVAADSEPRNLNPAIVASNGVFFVASKVIEPLAEASFDGEYGLEPRLATSWEGSDDGLTATFRLRDGVKWHDGKPFTSADVAFSAVQVWKPLQNLGRVVFKALEKVETPDEHTAVFHFSEPTPFQLIRNELPALTAVLPKHVFEGTDIAANPANEKLIGTGPFKYAEHKTGEYYRLVKNDDYWGEGEPYLDEVIYRVLPDRAAAAGALEAEEIDLAAFSAVPLADLDRISKVPGINVISKGYEALTYQLVVEINHRRKELSDLKVRQAIAHAIDRDFVVKTIFLGFAKPSTGPVPQYDSQFYTGDVAAYPFDVAKANALLDEAGYKRGKDGTRFALKLLPAPYFNETRQFGDYLRQALAEIGIDARIVNNDSAAHQKAVYTDHDFDLAIAPAVYRGDPAISTTILVESGIAAGVPFSNQGGYANEELDALIDKAAHEIDEEKRIALYHQFQQLVEADLPLINVAEWGFITVANERVKNVSNNPRWAVSNWADVFVAQ from the coding sequence ATGGCTCGGTTTGTTGCTTCACGCAGGGCATTTCTGATTGGTTCGACATCGCTTGCGGCTTTGCCGCTGTTGCCCCACTGGGCGCGGGCTGAAGATGTGCCGCAAAAAGGTGGGCGACTGATCGTGGCCGCAGATTCCGAGCCACGCAATCTCAATCCGGCCATTGTCGCTTCCAACGGCGTTTTCTTCGTGGCGAGCAAGGTAATCGAGCCTTTGGCTGAAGCTTCCTTCGACGGTGAATACGGCCTGGAGCCGCGCCTTGCAACCAGCTGGGAAGGCTCTGATGACGGTCTGACTGCAACCTTCCGCCTGCGTGATGGCGTCAAATGGCATGACGGTAAGCCCTTTACATCCGCAGACGTTGCGTTTTCGGCGGTGCAGGTCTGGAAACCGCTGCAAAATCTTGGCCGCGTGGTGTTCAAGGCGCTCGAGAAGGTCGAAACGCCGGATGAGCATACGGCAGTTTTCCACTTCAGCGAACCAACACCGTTTCAGCTTATTCGCAATGAGTTGCCAGCGCTGACCGCAGTGCTGCCGAAGCATGTGTTTGAGGGCACGGATATTGCCGCCAACCCTGCCAATGAGAAGCTGATTGGCACTGGCCCATTCAAATATGCCGAGCACAAAACCGGGGAATATTATCGCCTTGTGAAAAATGATGATTATTGGGGCGAGGGCGAGCCTTATCTCGATGAAGTCATCTATCGGGTGCTGCCGGATCGGGCTGCGGCTGCGGGTGCGCTTGAGGCTGAGGAAATTGACCTTGCTGCGTTTTCCGCCGTGCCTCTGGCAGATCTCGACCGCATTTCGAAAGTGCCGGGGATCAATGTCATTTCCAAGGGCTATGAGGCGCTGACCTATCAGCTGGTCGTTGAAATCAATCATCGCCGCAAGGAATTGTCTGACCTCAAAGTTCGTCAGGCAATCGCTCATGCGATTGATCGCGATTTCGTCGTAAAGACCATTTTCCTGGGCTTTGCCAAGCCTTCGACTGGGCCGGTTCCCCAATATGATAGCCAGTTTTATACGGGCGATGTCGCCGCTTATCCTTTCGATGTGGCGAAGGCCAATGCGCTCTTGGATGAGGCGGGTTATAAGCGCGGCAAGGACGGCACGCGCTTTGCACTAAAGCTGCTGCCAGCCCCATATTTCAACGAAACCAGGCAGTTTGGTGATTATCTGCGGCAGGCGCTGGCGGAAATCGGCATTGATGCGCGTATCGTCAATAATGATTCAGCGGCACATCAAAAGGCAGTCTACACGGATCATGATTTTGATCTCGCTATCGCACCGGCCGTCTATCGTGGCGACCCGGCTATTTCGACGACCATTCTGGTGGAAAGCGGGATTGCAGCAGGCGTTCCGTTCTCCAATCAGGGCGGTTATGCCAATGAGGAACTGGACGCGCTCATTGACAAGGCTGCACATGAAATTGACGAGGAAAAGCGTATCGCGCTTTATCATCAATTCCAGCAACTGGTCGAAGCTGATCTGCCGCTCATCAATGTAGCGGAATGGGGCTTTATCACGGTTGCCAATGAGCGCGTAAAAAATGTTTCCAACAATCCACGTTGGGCAGTTTCCAACTGGGCAGACGTGTTTGTTGCACAGTGA
- a CDS encoding ABC transporter permease, with protein sequence MYVHDVAQILTLFRKRLISSMIVLLIVIVGCFLMLELAPGDAVDAYAVSFGGDASAIAEMRARWGLDQSVWHRLTAYLAALLQGNLGWSVSFNRPILDVILERLPNTLLLMGAATALSFAVGSALGIVAGARPGSFRDRFLSVASLILYAIPGFWLALVLVILFSIRLRWLPSSGIETIASGKEGLARGLDIARHLVLPVVSLGLIYLALYLRVMRASMADIWRMDFVRALKARGISGPRIVLRHVARNALSPLVTMLGLQAASMLGGSVVIESVFAVPGLGRLAQEAVASRDTPLLLGVILTSAIMVIVVNFVVDLLYLWLDPRITAGKALR encoded by the coding sequence TTGTACGTTCACGACGTGGCGCAGATTCTGACCCTTTTCAGGAAACGACTGATCAGCAGCATGATTGTGCTGCTAATTGTTATTGTTGGCTGTTTTTTGATGTTGGAATTGGCCCCCGGTGATGCGGTCGATGCCTATGCGGTAAGCTTTGGCGGTGATGCGAGTGCCATTGCTGAGATGCGTGCTCGCTGGGGGCTGGACCAATCCGTTTGGCACAGGTTGACTGCCTATCTTGCCGCACTTTTGCAGGGCAATCTTGGTTGGTCGGTCAGTTTCAACCGCCCCATTCTCGATGTTATTCTTGAGCGCCTTCCCAATACGCTTTTGCTGATGGGTGCTGCGACGGCACTGTCATTCGCGGTTGGGTCGGCGCTGGGGATTGTTGCAGGCGCAAGACCGGGAAGCTTTCGCGATCGTTTCCTGTCGGTTGCCTCACTTATTCTCTATGCCATTCCCGGTTTCTGGTTGGCGCTTGTGCTTGTCATCCTGTTCTCAATCCGGCTGCGCTGGTTGCCTTCAAGCGGTATTGAGACCATTGCTTCGGGCAAAGAGGGGCTTGCGCGCGGACTGGATATAGCTCGCCACCTCGTGCTGCCAGTTGTATCGCTAGGGCTGATTTATCTGGCCCTTTATCTGCGTGTGATGCGTGCTTCCATGGCTGATATCTGGCGGATGGATTTTGTCCGTGCATTAAAAGCGAGAGGCATATCAGGTCCGCGTATCGTACTTCGCCATGTGGCGCGTAACGCGCTCTCACCACTTGTCACCATGCTTGGGTTGCAAGCCGCCTCTATGCTGGGCGGCAGTGTGGTGATTGAAAGCGTCTTTGCAGTTCCCGGCCTTGGAAGGCTCGCACAGGAGGCGGTTGCAAGCCGCGATACGCCTTTGCTGCTGGGTGTTATTTTAACCAGCGCCATTATGGTGATCGTGGTCAATTTCGTCGTCGATCTTCTTTATCTCTGGCTTGATCCGCGCATAACTGCGGGAAAGGCCCTGCGATGA